The genomic interval CCCCGGCTTTTTCAATAACCATTCCCATGTCCCCATGACGCTGACCCGGGGCTACGGAGAGGACCTGAGCCTTTATGACTGGCTTTACAAGCGTATCTTCCCCTTCGAGGCTTTGCTGACTGAAGAGGATATGTACTGGGGAGCCCTCTTGGGGATCGCTGAAATGCTGAGAGGCGGCACCGTTTCCTTCACGGACATGTACATGCGGATCCAGGGAATTTTCCGGGCTGTGACCGAGTCAGGCATCAAGGCCAGCCTGTCCAACGGCCTGACGGGCGACGCCTCGACCGTACTGGAGCAAACCGCCTGGTACCGTGAGACGGAAACCATGATCAGGGATGCCCAAACTTCCAAGGGGCTGGTCATTGCCAATGCCTCACTCCACGCTCAGTACACGAGTGCGCCGGAGCTGATCCGCCAGCTGTCAGATTACGCCCGGGACCGCAAGCTGCGAATGCATGTCCATTTATCCGAAACCTTGGAAGAGCATGAGGAATGCAAGGAGAAATACGGCAAGACCCCTGCCTGCTACCTGGCTGACCTGGGCCTTTTTGATGTGCCGACCACGGCGGCTCACGCCGTTTATATTGAAGGCAGCGATTATGACATCTTGAAGAACAAGGGTGTGACCCTCAGTCATCAGCCCTCCTCCAACCTGAAAATCGGGAGCGGCTTTGCCGATGTCAAAAACTGGCGCGATCATGGCATCCGGGTCACCATCGGTACGGACGGCGCCGGCAGCAACAACAACCTGGATATGATTGAGGAGGTGACGCTGGCTTCTTTCCTGGCCAAGGGCCTGCACCGGGATCCCCTCCTCTTTTCGACAGGAGAGCTTCTAACCTTTGCGACCCGTAATGGGGCACTGGCCCAGGGACGCGAAGACACGGGCCTGCTGGAGGAAGACTACCGGGCGGACCTGGCAGTGGTGGACATGACGGGCTTGAAGTTCCAACCGGTTTAC from Fastidiosipila sp. carries:
- a CDS encoding amidohydrolase, whose translation is MLFHDIALIDREGKTREHMNVRVAGAWIDAIEPCTDTLAEAQAREKEVYDGRGKLIIPGFFNNHSHVPMTLTRGYGEDLSLYDWLYKRIFPFEALLTEEDMYWGALLGIAEMLRGGTVSFTDMYMRIQGIFRAVTESGIKASLSNGLTGDASTVLEQTAWYRETETMIRDAQTSKGLVIANASLHAQYTSAPELIRQLSDYARDRKLRMHVHLSETLEEHEECKEKYGKTPACYLADLGLFDVPTTAAHAVYIEGSDYDILKNKGVTLSHQPSSNLKIGSGFADVKNWRDHGIRVTIGTDGAGSNNNLDMIEEVTLASFLAKGLHRDPLLFSTGELLTFATRNGALAQGREDTGLLEEDYRADLAVVDMTGLKFQPVYDYGTSLFTNANASDVALTMVDGRVLYRDGEFTTIDIEKVIRQVYRIRDEKLAALGG